One part of the Ursus arctos isolate Adak ecotype North America unplaced genomic scaffold, UrsArc2.0 scaffold_14, whole genome shotgun sequence genome encodes these proteins:
- the CHRNE gene encoding acetylcholine receptor subunit epsilon isoform X1 — translation MAGALLGALLVLQLLGGGEAKNEELRLYHHLFDNYDPERRPVKEPEETVTITLKVTLTNLISLNEKEETLTTSVWIGIDWQDYRLNYSKDDFGGVETLRVPSELVWLPEIVLENNIDGQFGVAYDANVLVYEGGYVSWLPPAIYRSTCAVEVTYFPFDWQNCSLVFRSQTYSAEEVDFVFAVDDAGETISKIEIDTEAYTENGEWAIDFCPGLIRRPDRASAGGPGVVDVIYTLIIRRKPLFYVINIIVPCVLISGLVLLAYFLPAQAGGQKCTVSINVLLAQTVFLFLIAQKIPETSLSVPMLGRYLIFVMVVATIIVMNCVVVLNVSLRTPTTHTISPRLRHVLLELLPRLLGSGAPPEAPRTTSPPRRASSVGLLLRAEELILKKPRSELVFEGQRHRHGVWTAALCQSLGSAAPEVRCCVDAVNFVAESTREREASGEVGQARGRVAGGHLEAPGPGAAGAAACVCPLPRRCPTGCAWGRPWTTSASGPPWGSSAWGPASSSSGATSTRCPNCPTLRVCSRLPTQLPGGNRF, via the exons ATGGCAGGGGCTCTGCTGGGCGCACTCCTCGTCTTGCAGCTCCTCG GTGGAGGTGAGGCGAAGAACGAGGAGCTGCGTCTTTACCACCATCTCTTCGACAACTACGACCCAGAGCGCCggccagtgaaggagcctgaagAGACGGTCACCATCACCCTCAAGGTCACCCTGACCAACCTCATCTCCCTA AACGAGAAAGAGGAGACCCTCACCACCAGCGTCTGGATTGGAATC GACTGGCAGGATTACCGACTCAACTACAGCAAGGACGACTTCGGGGGTGTGGAGACCCTGCGGGTGCCTTCGGAACTCGTCTGGCTCCCGGAGATCGTGCTGGAAAACAA CATTGACGGCCAGTTCGGCGTGGCCTACGACGCCAACGTGCTGGTCTACGAGGGTGGCTACGTGAGCTGGCTGCCCCCCGCCATCTACCGCAGCACCTGCGCCGTCGAGGTCACCTACTTCCCCTTCGACTGGCAGAACTGCTCGCTGGTCTTCCG CTCGCAGACCTACAGTGCCGAAGAGGTGGACTTCGTCTTCGCCGTGGACGACGCAGGCGAGACCATCAGCAAGATCGAAATCGACACCGAGGCCTACACTG AGAACGGCGAGTGGGCCATCGACTTCTGCCCCGGGCTGATCCGTCGCCCCGACCGCGCCTCCGCTGGCGGCCCGGGGGTCGTCGACGTCATCTACACACTCATCATTCGCCGGAAGCCGCTCTTCTACGTCATCAACATCATCGTGCCCTGCGTGCTCATCTCGGGCCTGGTGCTGCTCGCCTACTTCCTGCCGGCGCAGG CCGGCGGCCAGAAGTGCACCGTCTCCATCAACGTCCTGCTCGCCCAGACTGTCTTCCTGTTCCTGATTGCGCAGAAAATCCCCGAGACGTCGCTGAGCGTGCCGATGCTGGGCAG GTACCTCATCTTCGTCATGGTGGTTGCCACGATCATCGTCATGAACTGCGTCGTCGTGCTCAACGTGTCTCTGCGGACGCCCACCACACACACCATATCCCCTCGGCTGCGCCAC GTCCTGCTGGAGCTGCTGCCGAGGCTGCTGGGCTCGGGCGCGCCCCCCGAGGCTCCCCGGACCACCTCACCGCCCCGGCGCGCGTCCTCGGTGGGCCTGCTGCTCCGCGCTGAGGAGCTGATACTGAAAAAGCCGCGGAGCGAGCTCGTGTTTGAGGGACAGAGGCACCGACATGGGGTCTGGACTG CTGCCCTCTGCCAGAGCCTGGGCTCCGCCGCCCCCGAGGTCCGCTGCTGCGTGGATGCCGTGAACTTTGTGGCCGAGAGCACGCGGGAGCGGGAGGCCTCCGGTGAGGTGGGACAGGCCAGGGGGAGGGTGGCGGGTGGTCACCTGGAGGCTCCAGGCCCTGGCGCCGCGGGAGCCGCAGCTTgtgtctgccccctccccaggaggtGTCCGACTGGGTGCGCATGGGGAAGGCCCTGGACAACATCTGCTTCTGGGCCGCCCTGGGGCTCTTCGGCGTGGGGTCCAGCCTCATCTTCCTCGGGGGCTACTTCAACCAGGTGCCCGAACTGCCCTACCCTCCGTGTATGTAGCCGGCTCCCCACCCAACTTCCGGGAGGAAACCGGTTTTGA
- the GP1BA gene encoding platelet glycoprotein Ib alpha chain yields MPLLLLLLLLPRPSHPQLVCEVSQVTSQVEVNCDNRGLKALPPGLPEDTAILHLGENPLGTFSTASVGSLAQLAQLHLRQSQLTSLQIAGSLPRLETLDLSYNKLKSLPALGRALPALTTLDVSYNELTSLSPGALDGLSGLHELYLRGNKLKTLPPGLLAPVPQLRKLNLADNKLNELPQGLLDGVGELDTLYLQGNWLRTVPKGFFGDHLLPFAFLHNNPWSCDCEILYFTRWLQDNENNVYLWKEGVDVKAMTPNVDSVRCVNVANTPVHTYQGKGCPSLGDGDDLDYDDYGEEEVGKVTATRAVARFSTNTRAHTTHWAPLHSAATASLDQTPRLSPTLESTETQSTFPTAPEPSTPMPHPPPSTTIPTTPKPPMPSTTTPTTSELPMPTASLEPTTPPTTPEPTTTPSTTPTTPEPTTTPSTPPTTPEPTTTPSTPPTTPEPTTTPSTTPTTPEPTTTPSTTPTTPEPTTTPNTTPTTPESTTTPSMPPTTTLTTPEPTTTPTTPTTPESTTTPILSELTTFFKMPESTSLPAILEYPAPTSPAHLPKAHEVVQGNLESSRNDPLLNPDFCCLLPLGFYILGLLWLLFASVVLISLLAWTRHAEPQAPATATHTTHLELQRGKQVTMPRAWLLFLQGSLPTFRSSLFLWVRANGRVGPLRAGRRPSALSLGRGQDLLGTVGIRYSGHSL; encoded by the coding sequence ATGCCTCTCCTCCTGTTGCTGCTCCTGCTGCCGCGCCCTTCGCACCCCCAGTTGGTCTGTGAGGTCTCCCAGGTGACCAGCCAGGTGGAAGTGAACTGTGACAACAGGGGGCTGAAGGCGCTGCCTCCAGGTCTGCCGGAAGACACGGCCATCCTGCACCTGGGCGAGAACCCCCTGGGCACCTTCTCCACAGCGTCCGTGGGCTCTCTGGCTCAGCTCGCACAGCTTCACCTGCGACAAAGCCAGCTGACCAGCCTGCAGATCGCGGGCTCGCTGCCCCGGCTGGAGACCCTGGACCTCTCCTACAATAAGCTGAAGAGCCTGCCCGCGCTGGGCCGGGCACTGCCAGCCCTCACCACCCTGGACGTCTCCTACAACGAGCTGACCTCGCTGTCTCCTGGCGCCCTCGATGGCCTGAGCGGCCTGCACGAGCTCTACCTGCGAGGCAACAAGCTCAAGACTCTGCCCCCGGGGCTCCTGGCGCCGGTGCCCCAGCTGAGGAAGCTCAACCTGGCCGACAACAAGTTGAACGAGCTgccccaggggctcctggatggggtgGGCGAACTCGACACCCTCTACCTCCAAGGAAACTGGCTGCGCACCGTTCCGAAGGGCTTCTTTGGGGACCACCTCCTGCCTTTCGCTTTTCTCCACAACAACCCCTGGTCCTGCGACTGCGAGATCCTCTATTTCACTCGCTGGCTGCAGGACAACGAGAATAATGTCTACTTATGGAAGGAGGGCGTAGACGTCAAGGCCATGACTCCCAACGTGGACAGCGTGCGATGCGTCAACGTGGCCAACACACCCGTCCACACCTACCAAGGGAAGGGCTGCCCCAGTCTTGGGGATGGGGATGACCTAGACTACGACGACTACGGAGAGGAAGAGGTGGGAAAGGTAACGGCCACGAGGGCCGTGGCCAGGTTCTCCACCAACACCAGAGCCCACACAACCCACTGGGCCCCACTCCACTCAGCAGCCACTGCTTCTCTGGACCAGACGCCCCGTCTGTCTCCCACCCTAGAGTCCACTGAGACACAGAGCACATTCCCAActgccccagagcccagcacacccatgccccaccccccgccctccACCACGATCCCGACCACCCCAAAGCCCCCCATGCCCTCCACCACAACCCCGACCACATCAGAGCTCCCCATGCCCACCGCCAGCCTGGAACCCACgacaccccccaccaccccagagCCCACCACGACTCCCAGTACAACCCCCACCACTCCAGAGCCCACCACGACCCCCAGtacaccccccaccaccccagagCCCACCACGACCCCCAGtacaccccccaccaccccagagCCCACCACGACCCCCAGTACAACCCCCACCACCCCAGAGCCCACCACGACCCCCAGTACGACCCCCACCACCCCAGAGCCCACCACGACCCCCAATACGACCCCCACCACCCCAGAGTCCACCACGACCCCCAGTATGCCCCCCACCACGACCCTCACCACCCCGGAGCCCACCACAACTCcaaccacccccaccaccccggAGTCCACCACGACCCCAATCCTCTCTGAACTGACCACATTCTTCAAGATGCCAGAATCAACCTCACTCCCTGCTATCTTGGAATACCCAGCCCCCACCTCACCTGcccacctcccaaaggcccacgAGGTGGTTCAAGGGAATTTGGAGAGCTCCAGAAATGACCCCTTGCTCAACCCTGACTTCTGCTGTCTCCTCCCTCTGGGCTTCTATATTTTGGGTCTCCTCTGGCTTCTGTTTGCCTCTGTGGTCCTCATCTCGCTGCTGGCCTGGACCCGGCACGCGGAGCCACAGGCCCCCGCCACAGCCACGCACACCACGCACCTGGAGCTGCAGAGGGGAAAGCAAGTGACCATGCCCCGGGCCTGGCTGCTCTTCCTTCAAGGGTCACTCCCCACTTTCCGCTCTAGCCTCTTCCTGTGGGTGCGGGCCAATGGCCGTGTGGGGCCTCTGCGGGCAGGACGGCGGCCCTCAGCCCTGAGTCTGGGTCGGGGTCAGGACCTGCTGGGAACAGTGGGCATTAGGTACTCTGGCCACAGCCTCTGA
- the CHRNE gene encoding acetylcholine receptor subunit epsilon isoform X2, translating into MAGALLGALLVLQLLGGGEAKNEELRLYHHLFDNYDPERRPVKEPEETVTITLKVTLTNLISLNEKEETLTTSVWIGIDWQDYRLNYSKDDFGGVETLRVPSELVWLPEIVLENNIDGQFGVAYDANVLVYEGGYVSWLPPAIYRSTCAVEVTYFPFDWQNCSLVFRSQTYSAEEVDFVFAVDDAGETISKIEIDTEAYTENGEWAIDFCPGLIRRPDRASAGGPGVVDVIYTLIIRRKPLFYVINIIVPCVLISGLVLLAYFLPAQAGGQKCTVSINVLLAQTVFLFLIAQKIPETSLSVPMLGRYLIFVMVVATIIVMNCVVVLNVSLRTPTTHTISPRLRHVLLELLPRLLGSGAPPEAPRTTSPPRRASSVGLLLRAEELILKKPRSELVFEGQRHRHGVWTAALCQSLGSAAPEVRCCVDAVNFVAESTREREASGEEVSDWVRMGKALDNICFWAALGLFGVGSSLIFLGGYFNQVPELPYPPCM; encoded by the exons ATGGCAGGGGCTCTGCTGGGCGCACTCCTCGTCTTGCAGCTCCTCG GTGGAGGTGAGGCGAAGAACGAGGAGCTGCGTCTTTACCACCATCTCTTCGACAACTACGACCCAGAGCGCCggccagtgaaggagcctgaagAGACGGTCACCATCACCCTCAAGGTCACCCTGACCAACCTCATCTCCCTA AACGAGAAAGAGGAGACCCTCACCACCAGCGTCTGGATTGGAATC GACTGGCAGGATTACCGACTCAACTACAGCAAGGACGACTTCGGGGGTGTGGAGACCCTGCGGGTGCCTTCGGAACTCGTCTGGCTCCCGGAGATCGTGCTGGAAAACAA CATTGACGGCCAGTTCGGCGTGGCCTACGACGCCAACGTGCTGGTCTACGAGGGTGGCTACGTGAGCTGGCTGCCCCCCGCCATCTACCGCAGCACCTGCGCCGTCGAGGTCACCTACTTCCCCTTCGACTGGCAGAACTGCTCGCTGGTCTTCCG CTCGCAGACCTACAGTGCCGAAGAGGTGGACTTCGTCTTCGCCGTGGACGACGCAGGCGAGACCATCAGCAAGATCGAAATCGACACCGAGGCCTACACTG AGAACGGCGAGTGGGCCATCGACTTCTGCCCCGGGCTGATCCGTCGCCCCGACCGCGCCTCCGCTGGCGGCCCGGGGGTCGTCGACGTCATCTACACACTCATCATTCGCCGGAAGCCGCTCTTCTACGTCATCAACATCATCGTGCCCTGCGTGCTCATCTCGGGCCTGGTGCTGCTCGCCTACTTCCTGCCGGCGCAGG CCGGCGGCCAGAAGTGCACCGTCTCCATCAACGTCCTGCTCGCCCAGACTGTCTTCCTGTTCCTGATTGCGCAGAAAATCCCCGAGACGTCGCTGAGCGTGCCGATGCTGGGCAG GTACCTCATCTTCGTCATGGTGGTTGCCACGATCATCGTCATGAACTGCGTCGTCGTGCTCAACGTGTCTCTGCGGACGCCCACCACACACACCATATCCCCTCGGCTGCGCCAC GTCCTGCTGGAGCTGCTGCCGAGGCTGCTGGGCTCGGGCGCGCCCCCCGAGGCTCCCCGGACCACCTCACCGCCCCGGCGCGCGTCCTCGGTGGGCCTGCTGCTCCGCGCTGAGGAGCTGATACTGAAAAAGCCGCGGAGCGAGCTCGTGTTTGAGGGACAGAGGCACCGACATGGGGTCTGGACTG CTGCCCTCTGCCAGAGCCTGGGCTCCGCCGCCCCCGAGGTCCGCTGCTGCGTGGATGCCGTGAACTTTGTGGCCGAGAGCACGCGGGAGCGGGAGGCCTCCGGTGAG gaggtGTCCGACTGGGTGCGCATGGGGAAGGCCCTGGACAACATCTGCTTCTGGGCCGCCCTGGGGCTCTTCGGCGTGGGGTCCAGCCTCATCTTCCTCGGGGGCTACTTCAACCAGGTGCCCGAACTGCCCTACCCTCCGTGTATGTAG
- the MINK1 gene encoding misshapen-like kinase 1 isoform X9: MDVTEDEEEEIKQEINMLKKYSHHRNIATYYGAFIKKSPPGNDDQLWLVMEFCGAGSVTDLVKNTKGNALKEDCIAYICREILRGLAHLHAHKVIHRDIKGQNVLLTENAEVKLVDFGVSAQLDRTVGRRNTFIGTPYWMAPEVIACDENPDATYDYRSDIWSLGITAIEMAEGAPPLCDMHPMRALFLIPRNPPPRLKSKKWSKKFTDFIDTCLIKTYLSRPPTEQLLKFPFIRDQPTERQVRIQLKDHIDRSRKKRGEKEETEYEYSGSEEEDDSHGEEGEPSSIMNVPGESTLRREFLRLQQENKSNSEALKQQQQLQQQQQRDPEAHIKHLLHQRQRRIEEQKEERRRVEEQQRREREQRKLQEKEQQRREDMQALRREEERRQAEREQDYIRHRLEEEQRQLEILQQQLLQEQALLLEYKRKQLEEQRQSERLQRQLQQEHAYLKSLQQQQQLQKQQGPPGDRKPLYHYGRGVSPADKPAWAREVEERTRMNKQQNSPLAKTKPSSTGPEPPLPQASPGPPGPLSQTPPMQRPVEPQEGPHKSLVAHRVPLKPYAAPVPRSQSLQDQPTRNLAAFPASHEPDPAVPTPTATPGARGAVVRQNSDPTSEGPGPSPNPPAWVRPDPEAPPKVPQRTSSIATALNTSGAGGARPAQAVRARPRSNSAWQIYLQRRAERGTPKPPGPPAQSPGPPNACSNPDLRRSDPGWERPEGALPSHGHLPQAGSLERNRVGGVHDLPSPTLPDPASSKLESSPVLSPGNKAKPEDHRSRPGRPADFVLLKERALDEAPRPPKKAMDYSSSSEEVESSEDEEESNGEPSEGSRDTPGARDGDTDSVSTMVVHDVEEIAGTQTPYGGGTMVVQRTPEEERSLLHADSNGYTNLPDVVQPSHSPTESGKGQSPPSKDGGSDYQSRGLVKAPGKSSFTMFVDLGLYQPGGSGDTIPITALVGGEGGRLDQLQYDVRKGSVVNVNPTNTRAHSETPEIRKYKKRFNSEILCAALWGVNLLVGTENGLMLLDRSGQGKVYGLIGRRRFQQMDVLEGLNLLITISGKRNKLRVYYLSWLRNKILHNDPEVEKKQGWTTVGDMEGCGHYRVVKYERIKFLVIALKSSVEVYAWAPKPYHKFMAFKSFADLPHRPLLVDLTVEEGQRLKVIYGSSAGFHAVDVDSGNSYDIYIPVHIQSQITPHAIIFLPNTDGMEMLLCYEDEGVYVNTYGRIIKDVVLQWGEMPTSVAYICSNQIMGWGEKAIEIRSVETGHLDGVFMHKRAQRLKFLCERNDKVFFASVRSGGSSQVYFMTLNRNCIMNW, from the exons TGGATTTTGGGGTGAGCGCGCAGCTGGACCGCACTGTGGGCAGACGGAACACTTTCATCGGGACCCCCTACTGGATGGCCCCGGAGGTCATCGCCTGTGACGAGAACCCTGACGCCACCTACGATTACAGG AGTGACATTTGGTCTCTAGGAATCACAGCCATCGAGATGGCAGAGGGGGCCCCCC CTCTGTGCGACATGCATCCCATGCGAGCCCTCTTCCTCATCCCACGGAACCCACCCCCCCGACTCAAGTCCAAGAAATG GTCTAAGAAGTTCACCGACTTCATTGACACGTGTCTCATCAAGACCTACCTGAGCCGCCCGCCCACCGAGCAGCTGCTCAAGTTCCCGTTCATCCGCGACCAGCCCACGGAGCGGCAGGTCCGGATCCAGCTCAAGGACCACATCGACCGCTCCCGGAAGAAGCGAGGCGAGAAAG aggAGACGGAGTATGAGTACAGCGGCAGCGAGGAGGAGGACGACAGCCACGGAGAGGAGGGCGAGCCCAG CTCCATCATGAACGTGCCCGGGGAGTCCACGCTGCGCCGGGAGTTCCTGCGGCTGCAGCAGGAGAACAAGAGCAACTCGGAGGCcctgaagcagcagcagcagctgcagcagcagcagcagcgggacCCCGAGGCGCACATCAAGCACCTGCTGCACCAGCGCCAGCGCCGCATcgaggagcagaaggaggagcGGCGGCGCGTGGAGGAG CAACAGCGGCGGGAGCGGGAGCAGCGGAAgctgcaggagaaggagcagcagcgGCGGGAGGACATGCAGGCCCTGCGGCGGGAGGAGGAGAGGCGGCAGGCCGAGCGGGAGCAG gactATATCCGTCACAGGCTGGAGGAAGAGCAGCGACAGCTCGAGATCCTCCAGCAACAGCTGCTCCAGGAACAGGCCCTGCTGCTG GAGTACAAGCGGAAGCAGCTGGAAGAGCAGCGGCAGTCGGAGCGGCTCCAGAGGCAGCTGCAGCAGGAGCACGCCTACCTCAAGtccctccagcagcagcagcagctgcagaaGCAGCAGGGCCCGCCCGGGGACCGGAAGCCGCTGTATCACTACGGCCGCGGCGTCAGTCCCGCCGACAAGCCGGCCTGGGCCCGAGAG GTCGAGGAGAGAACGAGGATGAACAAGCAGCAGAACTCCCCCTTGGCCAAGACCAAGCCCAGCAGCACAGGGCCtgagcccccactcccccaggcCTCCCCCGGGCCCCCGGGGCCCCTTTCCCAAACTCCTCCTATGCAGAGGCCGGTGGAGCCCCAGGAGGGACCGCACAAG AGCCTGGTGGCGCACCGGGTCCCACTGAAGCCATATGCAGCGCCTGTACCCCGATCCCAGTCCCTGCAGGACCAGCCCACCCGGAACCTGGCCGCCTTCCCAGCCTCCCATGAGCCTGACCCTGCCGTCCCCACGCCCACTGCCACGCCCGGCGCCCGAGGAGCCGTCGTCCGCCAGAATTCAGATCCCACCTCCGAAGGGCCTGGCCCCAGCCCGAACCCCCCAGCCTGGGTCCGGCCCGACCCTGAGGCCCCGCCCAAG gTGCCTCAGAGGACCTCCTCCATCGCCACCGCCCTCAACACCAGTGGGGCCGGAGGGGCCCGGCCCGCTCAGGCTGTCCGCGCCAG ACCTCGCAGCAACTCCGCCTGGCAAATCTATCTGCAAAGGCGGGCAGAGCGGGGCACCCCCAAGCCTCCAGGGCCCCCCGCTCAGTCCCCTGGCCCGCCCAACGCCTGTAG CAACCCCGACCTCAGGAGGAGCGACCCTGGCTGGGAGCGCCCCGAAGGTGCCCTCCCGTCTCACGGGCACCTCCCGCAGGCCGGCTCGCTGGAGCGGAACCGCGTGGGAG GTGTCCATGACCTCCCTTCTCCTACCCTGCCTGACCCAGCCTCCTCCAAACTGGAGAGCTCCCCCGTGCTCTCCCCCGGGAACAAAGCCAAGCCTGAGGACCACCGTTCGCGACCAGGCCGGCCCGCA gaTTTTGTGCTGTTGAAAGAGCGAGCCCTGGACGAGGCCCCGCGGCCTCCCAAGAAGGCCATGGACTACTCGTCCTCCAGCGAGGAGGTGGAAAGCAGTGAGGATGAGGAGGAGAGCAACGGCGAGCCCTCCGAGGGGAGCAGAGATACCCCCGGAGCCCG TGACGGAGACACGGACAGCGTCAGCACCATGGTGGTCCACGACGTGGAGGAGATAGCCGGCACCCAGACCCCCTATGGGGGCGGCACCATGGTGGTCCAGCGC ACCCCGGAAGAGGAGCGCAGCCTGCTACACGCGGACAGCAACGGCTACACCAACCTTCCAGACGTCGTCCAGCCCAGCCACTCGCCCACCGAGAGTGGCAAAGGCCAGAGCCCCCCCTCGAAGGACGGCGGCAGCGAC TACCAGTCTCGTGGGCTGGTGAAGGCCCCTGGCAAGAGCTCATTCACGATGTTTGTGGACCTGGGGCTCTACCAGCCCGGAGGCAGCGGGGACACGATCCCCATCACAG CCCTGGTTGGGGGAGAGGGCGGCCGGCTGGACCAGCTCCAGTACGACGTGCGGAAAGGCTCCGTGGTCAACGTGAACCCCACCAACACCCGCGCCCACAGTGAGACCCCCGAGATTCGGAAGTACAAGAAGCGGTTCAATTCAGAGATTCTCTGTGCGGCCCTCTGGG GCGTCAACTTGCTGGTGGGCACGGAGAACGGCCTGATGCTGCTGGATCGAAGCGGGCAGGGCAAGGTGTACGGGCTCATCGGGCGGCGGCGCTTCCAGCAGATGGACGTGCTGGAGGGGCTCAACTTGCTCATCACCATCTCAG ggaaaaggaacaaattaCGGGTGTATTACCTGTCTTGGCTCCGGAACAAGATTCTGCACAATGACCCGGAAGTGGAGAAGAAGCAGGGCTGGACCACCGTGGGGGACATGGAGGGCTGCGGGCACTACCGCGTGG TGAAATACGAGCGCATTAAGTTCCTGGTCATCGCCCTGAAGAGCTCCGTGGAGGTGTACGCCTGGGCCCCCAAGCCCTACCACAAGTTCATGGCCTTCAAG TCCTTCGCCGACCTCCCTCACCGCCCTCTGCTGGTCGACCTGACAGTGGAGGAGGGTCAGCGGCTCAAGGTCATCTACGGCTCCAGCGCCGGCTTCCACGCCGTGGACGTGGACTCGGGGAACAGCTACGACATCTACATCCCCGTGCAC ATCCAGAGCCAGATCACGCCCCACGCCATCATCTTCCTCCCCAACACCGACGGCATGGAGATGCTGCTGTGCTACGAGGACGAGGGCGTCTACGTCAACACCTACGGGCGGATCATTAAGGATGTGGTGCTGCAGTGGGGAGAGATGCCCACCTCTGTGG cctACATCTGCTCCAACCAGATCATGGGCTGGGGCGAGAAAGCCATTGAGATCCGCTCAGTGGAGACAGGCCACCTGGACGGAGTCTTCATGCACAAACGGGCCCAGAGGCTCAAGTTCCTGTGCGAGCGGAACGACAAG GTGTTTTTCGCCTCGGTCCGCTCCGGGGGTAGCAGTCAAGTGTACTTCATGACGCTGAACCGTAACTGCATCATGAACTGGTGA
- the CHRNE gene encoding acetylcholine receptor subunit epsilon isoform X3: MAGALLGALLVLQLLGGGEAKNEELRLYHHLFDNYDPERRPVKEPEETVTITLKVTLTNLISLNEKEETLTTSVWIGIDWQDYRLNYSKDDFGGVETLRVPSELVWLPEIVLENNSQTYSAEEVDFVFAVDDAGETISKIEIDTEAYTENGEWAIDFCPGLIRRPDRASAGGPGVVDVIYTLIIRRKPLFYVINIIVPCVLISGLVLLAYFLPAQAGGQKCTVSINVLLAQTVFLFLIAQKIPETSLSVPMLGRYLIFVMVVATIIVMNCVVVLNVSLRTPTTHTISPRLRHVLLELLPRLLGSGAPPEAPRTTSPPRRASSVGLLLRAEELILKKPRSELVFEGQRHRHGVWTAALCQSLGSAAPEVRCCVDAVNFVAESTREREASGEVGQARGRVAGGHLEAPGPGAAGAAACVCPLPRRCPTGCAWGRPWTTSASGPPWGSSAWGPASSSSGATSTRCPNCPTLRVCSRLPTQLPGGNRF; encoded by the exons ATGGCAGGGGCTCTGCTGGGCGCACTCCTCGTCTTGCAGCTCCTCG GTGGAGGTGAGGCGAAGAACGAGGAGCTGCGTCTTTACCACCATCTCTTCGACAACTACGACCCAGAGCGCCggccagtgaaggagcctgaagAGACGGTCACCATCACCCTCAAGGTCACCCTGACCAACCTCATCTCCCTA AACGAGAAAGAGGAGACCCTCACCACCAGCGTCTGGATTGGAATC GACTGGCAGGATTACCGACTCAACTACAGCAAGGACGACTTCGGGGGTGTGGAGACCCTGCGGGTGCCTTCGGAACTCGTCTGGCTCCCGGAGATCGTGCTGGAAAACAA CTCGCAGACCTACAGTGCCGAAGAGGTGGACTTCGTCTTCGCCGTGGACGACGCAGGCGAGACCATCAGCAAGATCGAAATCGACACCGAGGCCTACACTG AGAACGGCGAGTGGGCCATCGACTTCTGCCCCGGGCTGATCCGTCGCCCCGACCGCGCCTCCGCTGGCGGCCCGGGGGTCGTCGACGTCATCTACACACTCATCATTCGCCGGAAGCCGCTCTTCTACGTCATCAACATCATCGTGCCCTGCGTGCTCATCTCGGGCCTGGTGCTGCTCGCCTACTTCCTGCCGGCGCAGG CCGGCGGCCAGAAGTGCACCGTCTCCATCAACGTCCTGCTCGCCCAGACTGTCTTCCTGTTCCTGATTGCGCAGAAAATCCCCGAGACGTCGCTGAGCGTGCCGATGCTGGGCAG GTACCTCATCTTCGTCATGGTGGTTGCCACGATCATCGTCATGAACTGCGTCGTCGTGCTCAACGTGTCTCTGCGGACGCCCACCACACACACCATATCCCCTCGGCTGCGCCAC GTCCTGCTGGAGCTGCTGCCGAGGCTGCTGGGCTCGGGCGCGCCCCCCGAGGCTCCCCGGACCACCTCACCGCCCCGGCGCGCGTCCTCGGTGGGCCTGCTGCTCCGCGCTGAGGAGCTGATACTGAAAAAGCCGCGGAGCGAGCTCGTGTTTGAGGGACAGAGGCACCGACATGGGGTCTGGACTG CTGCCCTCTGCCAGAGCCTGGGCTCCGCCGCCCCCGAGGTCCGCTGCTGCGTGGATGCCGTGAACTTTGTGGCCGAGAGCACGCGGGAGCGGGAGGCCTCCGGTGAGGTGGGACAGGCCAGGGGGAGGGTGGCGGGTGGTCACCTGGAGGCTCCAGGCCCTGGCGCCGCGGGAGCCGCAGCTTgtgtctgccccctccccaggaggtGTCCGACTGGGTGCGCATGGGGAAGGCCCTGGACAACATCTGCTTCTGGGCCGCCCTGGGGCTCTTCGGCGTGGGGTCCAGCCTCATCTTCCTCGGGGGCTACTTCAACCAGGTGCCCGAACTGCCCTACCCTCCGTGTATGTAGCCGGCTCCCCACCCAACTTCCGGGAGGAAACCGGTTTTGA